A region of Lagenorhynchus albirostris chromosome 20, mLagAlb1.1, whole genome shotgun sequence DNA encodes the following proteins:
- the CHAD gene encoding chondroadherin, with protein sequence MARPIVLLSLGLLAGLLPALAACPQNCHCHGDLQHVICDKVGLQKIPKVSEKTKLLNLQRNNFPVLAANSFRAMPNLVSLHLQHCRIREVAAGAFRGLKQLIYLYLSHNDIRVLRTGAFDDLTELTYLYLDHNKVTELPRGLLSPLVNLFILQLNNNKIRELRPGAFHGAKDLRWLYLSENSLSSLQPGTLEDVENLAKFYLDRNQLSSYPLAALSKLRVVEDLKLSHNPLKSIPDNAFQSFGRYLETLWLDNTNLEKFSDGSFLGVTTLKHVHLENNRLNQLPSSFPFHSLETLTLTNNPWKCTCQLQGLRRWLEAKTSRPDATCASPAKFRGQHIRDTDAFRGCKFPTKRSKKAGRH encoded by the exons ATGGCCCGCCCGATCGTCTTGCTCAGCCTCGGCCTCCTGGCCGGCCTGCTGCCGGCGCTGGCCGCCTGCCCCCAGAACTGCCACTGCCACGGTGACCTGCAGCACGTCATCTGCGACAAGGTGGGGCTGCAGAAGATCCCCAAGGTGTCCGAGAAGACCAAGCTGCTCAACCTCCAGCGCAACAACTTCCCCGTGCTGGCTGCCAACTCGTTTCGGGCCATGCCGAACCTCGTGTCGCTGCACCTGCAGCACTGCCGCATTCGCGAGGTGGCCGCGGGTGCCTTCCGCGGCCTCAAGCAGCTCATCTACCTGTACCTGTCCCACAATGACATCCGCGTGCTGCGCACCGGCGCCTTCGACGACCTGACCGAGCTCACCTACCTCTACCTGGACCACAACAAGGTGACCGAGCTGCCCCGGGGGCTGCTCTCTCCGCTGGTCAACCTCTTCATCCTGCAGCTCAACAACAACAAGATTCGCGAGCTGCGCCCGGGCGCCTTCCACGGCGCCAAGGACCTGCGCTGGCTCTACCTGTCGGAAAACTCCCTCAGTTCCCTGCAGCCCGGCACTCTGGAGGACGTGGAGAACCTCGCCAAGTTCTACCTGGACAGGAACCAGCTGTCCAGCTACCCCTTGGCTGCTCTGAGCAAGCTGCGGGTGGTGGAGGATCTGAAGCTGTCCCACAATCCCCTGAAAAGCATTCCCGACAATGCCTTCCAGTCTTTCGGCAGATATCTGGAGACCCTCTGGCTGGACAACACCAACCTGGAGAAG TTCTCTGATGGTTCCTTCCTGGGTGTGACCACGCTGAAACATGTCCATCTGGAGAACAATCGCCTGAACCAGCTGCCTTCCAGCTTCCCCTTTCACAGCCTGGAGACCCTCACCCTCACCAACAACCCCTGGAAATGTACCTGCCAGCTCCAGGGACTGCGGAG GTGGCTGGAAGCCAAGACCTCCCGCCCTGATGCCACTTGCGCGTCGCCCGCCAAGTTCAGGGGCCAGCACATTCGTGACACGGACGCCTTCCGCGGCTGCAAGTTCCCCACTAAGAGGTCCAAGAAAGCCGGCCGCCATTAA
- the RSAD1 gene encoding radical S-adenosyl methionine domain-containing protein 1, mitochondrial produces MKLKLKKFSDLPKVTQLELRNPGGAAAPEPSRWRCGPEPSRRRSDTGRGHAAPFLPPGRPTRPGSAHTGRFALGLSRSRVLARAPGRPATAGGTALPGVRARGWVKAAKMAQRRHLAEDAGGPRGPTPGSQRAALYVHWPYCEKRCSYCNFNKYIPRGVDEAAMRRCLVTEAQTLLQLSGVQRVESVFFGGGTPSLASPHTVAAVLEAVAQATHLPADSEVTLEANPTSAPGSRLAAFRAAGVNRLSVGLQSLDDTELQLLGRTHSASDALQMLAEARRHFPGRVSVDLMLGLPAQHVGPWLGQLRKLLRHCDDHVSLYQLSLERGTALFTEVQQGSLPAPDPELAAEMYQEGRAVLREAGFRQYEVSNFARNGALSTHNWTYWQCGQYLGVGPGAHGRFIPQGAGGHTREARIQTLEPDNWMKEVMLFGHGTRRRIPLGELALLEEVLAMGLRTDVGITHQHWQQFEPQLTLWDLFVANKEVQELLEQGHLLLDRRGLRCSWEGLAVLDSMLPTLLSRLQEAWQQRTPSPVPGG; encoded by the exons ATGAAACTGAAACTCAAGaagttcagtgacttgcccaaggtcacacaactggaATTACGGAACCCAG GTGGCGCTGCGGCCCCGGAGCCCTCCCGGTGGCGCTGCGGCCCGGAGCCCTCTCGGCGGCGCTCCGACACAGGGCGCGGCCACGCTGCCCCTTTCCTTCCGCCCGGGCGGCCCACCCGGCCCGGGTCTGCGCACACCGGGCGCTTTGCACTGGGTTTGTCTCGATCTCGGGTCCTGGCCCGCGCACCGGGCCGCCCCGCCACAGCGGGCGGCACGGCGCTCCCCGGTGTTCGGGCCCGCGGCTGGGTGAAGGCCGCCAAGATGGCCCAGAGGCGCCACCTCGCGGAGGACGCGGGAGGACCCCGGGGTCCTACGCCCGGGAGCCAGCGCGCAGCACTTTACGTCCAc tggCCCTACTGCGAGAAGCGCTGCAGTTACTGCAACTTCAACAAGTACATCCCCCGCGGTGTGGACGAGGCTGCCATGAGACGCTGTCTGGTGACCGAGGCTCAGACGCTGCTGCAACTCAGTGGGGTGCAGCG AGTGGAGTCTGTGTTCTTTGGTGGGGGTACCCCCAGTCTGGCCAGCCCCCACACTGTGGCAGCTGTCCTGGAGGCAGTGGCCCAGGCAACTCACCTGCCTGCAGACTCTGAAGTCACATTGGAGGCCAACCCCACTTCGGCCCCAGGCTCCAGGCTGGCAGCATTCCGGGCAGCAGGAGTCAACAGGTTGTCCGTTGGCCTCCAG TCCCTAGATGACACTGAGCTCCAGCTGCTGGGGAGGACACACTCAGCCAGTGATGCCCTGCAGATGCTGGCGGAGGCCCGGCGCCACTTCCCAGGGCGTGTTTCTGTGGACCTGATGCTGGGGCTGCCGGCACAGCACGTGGGGCCGTGGCTTGGGCAGCTGCGGAAACTGCTGCGGCACTGTGATGACCACGTGTCGCTCTACCAGCTGTCCCTGGAGCGGGGCACCGCCCTCTTCACCGAGGTGCAGCAGGGCTCCCTTCCTGCCCCTGACCCCGAACTTGCCGCTGAGATGTACCAGGAGGGACGGGCAGTCCTTCGGGAGGCTGGCTTCCGCCAGTATGAGGTCTCCAACTTCGCCCGGAAT GGGGCGCTTAGTACCCACAACTGGACTTACTGGCAGTGCGGTCAGTACCTTGGCGTCGGACCTG GAGCCCATGGGCGATTTATACCCCAGGGGGCTGGGGGCCACACCCGAGAGGCTCGGATCCAGACCCTGGAGCCTGACAACTGGATGAAGGAGGTGATGCTGTTTGGTCACGGCACCCGGAGGCGCATCCCCCTGGGCGAGCTGGCGCT TCTGGAGGAAGTTCTGGCCATGGGACTACGCACAGATGTGGGGATCACTCACCAG CATTGGCAGCAGTTTGAGCCCCAGCTGACCTTGTGGGACCTGTTTGTAGCCAACAAGGAGGTGCAGGAGCTGCTGGAGCAGGGCCACTTGCTGCTGGATCGCAG GGGTCTTCGGTGTTCCTGGGAGGGGCTGGCTGTGCTGGACTCCATGTTGCCGACCCTTCTATCTCGGCTCCAAGAGGCCTGGCAGCAGAGAACTCCCTCCCCTGTGCCAGGAGGATGA
- the ACSF2 gene encoding medium-chain acyl-CoA ligase ACSF2, mitochondrial isoform X2: MLRVGRLCARSPGVLGARVGLSRVWQEVGLWGVRPLSSGEMDRTATLPIGGLSHVQGHSTLHLMNKTVGQCLNATAQRVPDREALVVHHENIRLTFAQLKEEVDKAASGLLSTGLRKGDRLGMWGPNSYAWVLMQLATAQAGIILVSVNPASQAMEVEYALKKVGCKALVFPRQFKTQHYYNILKQICPEVEKAQPGHLKSQRLPELTTVISADAPLPGTLLLDEVVAAGSQEQNLARLRHTQQLLSCHDPINIQFTSGTTGSPKGATLSHYNIVNNSNMIGERLRLHQKPPDKSRVVLPSPLYHCLGSVGGTMVSLMHGVTLILSSPVFDGKKALEAISRERGSLLYGTPTMFVDILNQPDFSSYDISAMCGGVIGGSPASSELIRAIINKLNMKELVVVYGATENSPVTFMNFTEDTVEQKTESVGRIMPHTEAQIVNVETGTLAELNTPGELCIRGYCVMLGYWGEPWKTEEATGQDKWYRTGDIAMMDEQGFCKILGRSKDMIIRGGENIYPAELENFLHTHPQVQEVQVVGVKDERMGEEICACIQLKKGEKTTAEEIKAFCKGKISHFKIPRYIVFVTNYPLTVSGKVQKFKLREQMEHHLNL; encoded by the exons ATGCTGCGCGTCGGGAGGCTGTGCGCCCGGAGCCCGGGGGTGCTGGGGGCCCGGGTCGGCCTCTCCCGGGTTTGGCAGGAAGTGGGGTTGTGGGGCGTCCGTCCCCTCAG ctCTGGAGAGATGGACCGCACCGCCACCCTGCCCATTGGAGGCCTCAGCCATGTCCAGGGCCACAGCACGTTGCACCTCATGAACAAGACTGTGGGGCAATGCCTGAATGCCACAGCGCAGAGGGTCCCGGACCGAGAGGCCTTGGTTGTCCACCACGAAAACATCAGGTTGACCTTTGCCCAGCTCAAGGAGGAG GTGGACAAAGCTGCTTCTGGGCTCCTGAGTACTGGCCTCCGCAAGGGTGACCGTCTGGGCATGTGGGGACCCAACTCTTACGCATGGGTACTCATGCAGCTGGCCACGGCCCAGGCAGGCATCATTCTG GTGTCTGTGAACCCAGCCTCCCAGGCTATGGAGGTGGAGTATGCCCTCAAGAAG GTGGGCTGCAAAGCCCTCGTGTTCCCCAGGCAATTCAAGACCCAGCATTACTACAACATCCTGAAGCAGATCTGTCCAGAGGTGGAGAAGGCCCAGCCGGGGCACTTGAAGAGTCAGAG GCTCCCAGAGCTGACCACAGTCATCTCGGCGGACGCCCCTCTGCCAGGGACGCTGCTTCTGGATGAGGTGGTGGCAGCTGGCAGTCAAGAGCAGAATCTGGCCCGGCTCCGGCACACCCAGCAGCTCCTGTCCTGCCATGACCCTATCAACATCCAGTTCACCTCG GGGACAACCGGCAGCCCCAAGGGGGCCACGCTCTCCCACTACAACATTGTCAACAACTCCAACATGATAGGAGAGCGCCTGAGACTGCACCAGAAG CCACCAGACAAGTCACGGGTGGTCCTGCCCAGCCCCCTGTACCACTGCCTGGGTTCCGTGGGAGGCACAATGGTGAGCTTGATGCACGGGGTCACCCTCATCCTGTCCTCTCCGGTCTTTGATGGCAAGAAGGCGCTGGAGGCCATCAGCAGAGAGAG AGGCTCCTTGCTGTACGGAACTCCCACAATGTTCGTGGACATTCTGAACCAGCCAGACTTCTCAAGTTATGACATCTCAGCCATgtgtggag GTGTGATCGGTGGGTCCCCTGCATCCTCAGAGCTGATCCGAGCCATCATCAACAAGCTGAACATGAAGGAACTGGTG GTGGTTTATGGAGCCACAGAGAACAGTCCCGTGACCTTCATGAACTTCACCGAGGACACTGTGGAGCAGAAGACGGAAAGTGTGGGCAGAATCATGCCTCACACAGAG GCCCAGATCGTGAACGTGGAGACGGGGACACTGGCAGAGCTGAACACACCTGGAGAGCTGTGCATCCGAGGGTACTGCGTCATGCTGGGCTACTGGGGTGAGCCCTGGAAAACCGAGGAAGCAACTGGACAGGACAAGTGGTACCGGACAGG AGACATTGCCATGATGGACGAGCAGGGCTTCTGCAAGATTCTGGGCCGCTCCAAGGATATGATCATCCGCGGCGGTGAGAACATCTATCCCGCTGAGCTCGAGAACTTCCTTcacacacacccacaggtgcAGGAAGTGCAG GTGGTAGGAGTGAAGGATGAGCGGATGGGGGAGGAAATCTGTGCCTGCATTCAGCTCAAGAAAGGGGAGAAGACCACAGCGGAGGAGATCAAGGCTTTCTGCAAAGGGAAG ATCTCCCACTTCAAGATTCCCCGATACATCGTGTTTGTCACAAACTACCCCCTCACCGTCTCAGGAAAG GTCCAGAAATTCAAACTAAGAGAGCAGATGGAACACCATCTAAACCTGTGA
- the ACSF2 gene encoding medium-chain acyl-CoA ligase ACSF2, mitochondrial isoform X1 yields MLRVGRLCARSPGVLGARVGLSRVWQEVGLWGVRPLRVLAPRLQAPGTEWKLGSRLGRRTFSLINDRKSASSSGEMDRTATLPIGGLSHVQGHSTLHLMNKTVGQCLNATAQRVPDREALVVHHENIRLTFAQLKEEVDKAASGLLSTGLRKGDRLGMWGPNSYAWVLMQLATAQAGIILVSVNPASQAMEVEYALKKVGCKALVFPRQFKTQHYYNILKQICPEVEKAQPGHLKSQRLPELTTVISADAPLPGTLLLDEVVAAGSQEQNLARLRHTQQLLSCHDPINIQFTSGTTGSPKGATLSHYNIVNNSNMIGERLRLHQKPPDKSRVVLPSPLYHCLGSVGGTMVSLMHGVTLILSSPVFDGKKALEAISRERGSLLYGTPTMFVDILNQPDFSSYDISAMCGGVIGGSPASSELIRAIINKLNMKELVVVYGATENSPVTFMNFTEDTVEQKTESVGRIMPHTEAQIVNVETGTLAELNTPGELCIRGYCVMLGYWGEPWKTEEATGQDKWYRTGDIAMMDEQGFCKILGRSKDMIIRGGENIYPAELENFLHTHPQVQEVQVVGVKDERMGEEICACIQLKKGEKTTAEEIKAFCKGKISHFKIPRYIVFVTNYPLTVSGKVQKFKLREQMEHHLNL; encoded by the exons ATGCTGCGCGTCGGGAGGCTGTGCGCCCGGAGCCCGGGGGTGCTGGGGGCCCGGGTCGGCCTCTCCCGGGTTTGGCAGGAAGTGGGGTTGTGGGGCGTCCGTCCCCTCAG GGTTTTGGCACCAAGGCTCCAGGCCCCTGGCACTGAGTGGAAACTGGGGAGTAGGTTGGGGAGAAGAACCTTCTCTCTGATTAACGACAGGAAGTCAGCCTCCAG ctCTGGAGAGATGGACCGCACCGCCACCCTGCCCATTGGAGGCCTCAGCCATGTCCAGGGCCACAGCACGTTGCACCTCATGAACAAGACTGTGGGGCAATGCCTGAATGCCACAGCGCAGAGGGTCCCGGACCGAGAGGCCTTGGTTGTCCACCACGAAAACATCAGGTTGACCTTTGCCCAGCTCAAGGAGGAG GTGGACAAAGCTGCTTCTGGGCTCCTGAGTACTGGCCTCCGCAAGGGTGACCGTCTGGGCATGTGGGGACCCAACTCTTACGCATGGGTACTCATGCAGCTGGCCACGGCCCAGGCAGGCATCATTCTG GTGTCTGTGAACCCAGCCTCCCAGGCTATGGAGGTGGAGTATGCCCTCAAGAAG GTGGGCTGCAAAGCCCTCGTGTTCCCCAGGCAATTCAAGACCCAGCATTACTACAACATCCTGAAGCAGATCTGTCCAGAGGTGGAGAAGGCCCAGCCGGGGCACTTGAAGAGTCAGAG GCTCCCAGAGCTGACCACAGTCATCTCGGCGGACGCCCCTCTGCCAGGGACGCTGCTTCTGGATGAGGTGGTGGCAGCTGGCAGTCAAGAGCAGAATCTGGCCCGGCTCCGGCACACCCAGCAGCTCCTGTCCTGCCATGACCCTATCAACATCCAGTTCACCTCG GGGACAACCGGCAGCCCCAAGGGGGCCACGCTCTCCCACTACAACATTGTCAACAACTCCAACATGATAGGAGAGCGCCTGAGACTGCACCAGAAG CCACCAGACAAGTCACGGGTGGTCCTGCCCAGCCCCCTGTACCACTGCCTGGGTTCCGTGGGAGGCACAATGGTGAGCTTGATGCACGGGGTCACCCTCATCCTGTCCTCTCCGGTCTTTGATGGCAAGAAGGCGCTGGAGGCCATCAGCAGAGAGAG AGGCTCCTTGCTGTACGGAACTCCCACAATGTTCGTGGACATTCTGAACCAGCCAGACTTCTCAAGTTATGACATCTCAGCCATgtgtggag GTGTGATCGGTGGGTCCCCTGCATCCTCAGAGCTGATCCGAGCCATCATCAACAAGCTGAACATGAAGGAACTGGTG GTGGTTTATGGAGCCACAGAGAACAGTCCCGTGACCTTCATGAACTTCACCGAGGACACTGTGGAGCAGAAGACGGAAAGTGTGGGCAGAATCATGCCTCACACAGAG GCCCAGATCGTGAACGTGGAGACGGGGACACTGGCAGAGCTGAACACACCTGGAGAGCTGTGCATCCGAGGGTACTGCGTCATGCTGGGCTACTGGGGTGAGCCCTGGAAAACCGAGGAAGCAACTGGACAGGACAAGTGGTACCGGACAGG AGACATTGCCATGATGGACGAGCAGGGCTTCTGCAAGATTCTGGGCCGCTCCAAGGATATGATCATCCGCGGCGGTGAGAACATCTATCCCGCTGAGCTCGAGAACTTCCTTcacacacacccacaggtgcAGGAAGTGCAG GTGGTAGGAGTGAAGGATGAGCGGATGGGGGAGGAAATCTGTGCCTGCATTCAGCTCAAGAAAGGGGAGAAGACCACAGCGGAGGAGATCAAGGCTTTCTGCAAAGGGAAG ATCTCCCACTTCAAGATTCCCCGATACATCGTGTTTGTCACAAACTACCCCCTCACCGTCTCAGGAAAG GTCCAGAAATTCAAACTAAGAGAGCAGATGGAACACCATCTAAACCTGTGA